Proteins from a genomic interval of Nostoc sp. TCL240-02:
- a CDS encoding diacylglycerol/polyprenol kinase family protein, which produces MTNDFIGLAISYIYAISLLVIGEGLRRLFDVKPDLTRKVIHIGAGMWVFGVLLLFHDWEIGIIPFATFIGLNYLFYRYRFIGAMDTQDSSPGTVYFAISVTLLFGLLWRPDGPVDSVAIAVAGIMAMTWGDALAALIGRRFGQHKYQVGNSVRSWEGSAAMFVASTVVIFLVLLLLPGSSLSPLATPLSLGLALLTTVVAATFATLAEAVSPHGTDNLSVPLVTAGVVWVIKQNLHLFS; this is translated from the coding sequence ATGACCAATGACTTTATAGGGCTAGCAATTTCTTATATTTACGCGATTAGTCTGCTTGTGATTGGCGAGGGACTGCGTAGGCTGTTTGATGTCAAGCCGGATTTGACCCGCAAAGTAATCCATATTGGTGCAGGTATGTGGGTTTTCGGTGTCCTGCTGCTGTTTCACGACTGGGAAATCGGAATTATACCTTTTGCCACCTTTATAGGACTTAACTACCTGTTCTACCGCTACCGATTCATCGGGGCAATGGATACTCAGGATAGCTCACCTGGTACAGTTTATTTCGCTATCTCAGTGACATTGCTTTTCGGACTACTGTGGCGACCAGACGGGCCAGTAGATAGCGTTGCGATCGCTGTTGCTGGGATAATGGCGATGACCTGGGGTGATGCACTAGCAGCATTAATCGGTAGACGCTTCGGGCAGCATAAATACCAAGTAGGAAATTCAGTGCGTTCCTGGGAAGGTTCGGCAGCAATGTTTGTGGCGAGTACAGTAGTAATTTTCTTGGTGCTGTTGCTGCTACCTGGTTCATCACTGAGTCCTCTAGCAACGCCTCTAAGTTTAGGGTTGGCATTGTTGACGACGGTGGTAGCTGCTACTTTCGCCACCTTAGCAGAGGCAGTCTCACCCCACGGCACAGATAACCTAAGTGTGCCTTTAGTCACGGCTGGCGTAGTGTGGGTAATAAAACAAAATCTTCACCTGTTCTCTTAG
- a CDS encoding NAD(P)/FAD-dependent oxidoreductase, with amino-acid sequence MTIDYDVVIIGGSLAGYYAALAATQLRATVALVEPKVDYGFTHHHALTEIGKLAQKLNDAASFGIHATNTDITEECHISMAWQEAMLYAQCVASNLKEQHSPAVLAALGVDVIVGSGQFQSSPQLAFGVNNRLLHARTYLLASGSRPEIPEIEGLQGTGYLTLSNIWQSLQGETLPKNWVIIGGTPQSIEIAQTLARFGCSVTLVVKHPYVLSHIDHEIAILLQAQLEVEGVRVLTDKPVTQVRLIDDKKWIQAGDKAIETDEILVGTGQQPNIESLNLATVGVKWHRRSLVVNDKLQTTNHCIYACGDVIGGYDFANIANYEAKIALNNALFFPRLRVNYRSIPWAMFSVPMVAQVGLTEAQAKCLFSRDEVLVLRQYFKTVAAAQFRDETTGMCKLIVLRNGEILGASILGAAAGELINLIALAMSQKIKVKDLANLSPVYPSFSEILEQAAREWSKQRLNSDIAWQEFLEGFFHFCRNWNL; translated from the coding sequence ATGACTATTGACTACGATGTTGTAATTATTGGCGGCAGTCTTGCTGGATACTATGCTGCTCTTGCTGCAACCCAACTACGTGCTACGGTTGCCTTGGTGGAACCTAAAGTAGACTATGGGTTTACTCATCACCATGCTCTTACCGAAATCGGTAAACTGGCGCAAAAGTTGAATGATGCCGCTAGTTTTGGTATTCATGCTACAAACACTGATATTACAGAAGAATGCCACATATCTATGGCATGGCAAGAAGCGATGCTGTATGCTCAATGCGTCGCTTCAAATCTCAAAGAACAGCATTCTCCCGCCGTCCTAGCCGCGCTGGGGGTAGATGTCATTGTTGGCAGTGGTCAATTTCAATCTTCGCCCCAACTGGCTTTTGGCGTTAACAATCGTCTACTACACGCCCGTACTTATTTGCTAGCCAGTGGTTCGCGTCCAGAAATTCCAGAGATTGAGGGGTTGCAAGGCACTGGCTATCTAACCCTTTCTAATATTTGGCAATCTTTACAGGGAGAAACATTACCCAAAAATTGGGTAATTATCGGTGGGACTCCCCAAAGCATTGAAATCGCTCAAACTTTAGCCCGATTTGGTTGCAGTGTGACGCTAGTAGTCAAGCATCCTTATGTTCTCTCCCATATTGACCATGAAATAGCCATATTACTTCAGGCACAGTTGGAAGTCGAAGGTGTGCGCGTCCTCACTGATAAACCAGTAACTCAGGTGAGGCTAATTGACGATAAAAAGTGGATTCAAGCAGGAGATAAAGCCATTGAAACTGATGAAATTTTAGTGGGGACTGGACAACAGCCAAATATTGAATCCCTAAATTTGGCAACGGTAGGCGTGAAATGGCATCGGCGTAGTTTAGTAGTGAATGATAAACTACAAACTACTAACCACTGCATTTACGCTTGTGGTGATGTAATTGGTGGTTACGATTTTGCCAATATTGCTAATTATGAAGCAAAAATTGCCCTAAACAATGCACTCTTTTTCCCCAGATTACGAGTAAATTATCGCTCCATTCCTTGGGCAATGTTTTCTGTGCCGATGGTGGCGCAAGTGGGTTTGACAGAGGCACAGGCAAAATGTCTATTTAGTCGAGATGAAGTTTTAGTTTTGCGTCAATATTTTAAAACAGTGGCAGCAGCCCAATTTCGGGACGAAACCACTGGTATGTGTAAATTAATTGTGCTACGCAATGGCGAAATTTTGGGAGCTTCGATATTAGGGGCAGCAGCTGGAGAATTGATTAATTTGATTGCCTTAGCAATGTCCCAAAAAATTAAAGTCAAAGATTTAGCAAATTTATCTCCTGTCTATCCCAGTTTCTCAGAAATTTTGGAACAAGCTGCAAGAGAGTGGAGTAAGCAGAGGTTAAATAGCGATATTGCTTGGCAAGAGTTTTTAGAAGGTTTCTTCCATTTCTGCCGCAATTGGAATTTATAA
- the cobD gene encoding threonine-phosphate decarboxylase CobD, with translation MRQPAHGGNLAWAAALAGCPPDAILDFSASISPLGPPNSAIAAILSQLGNLKHYPDPNYSELRLALSHFHQLPPEWILPGNGSAELLTLIGRELAQLAATTLITPAFGDYYRTLAAYNANVLECPLSLVSHCGLGVSPSEARVVTGHWSLFIDKGQRTNDKGLLLNNPHNPTGKLFSRDSILAYLEQFALVVVDEAFMDFVPPNEEQSLIPVVQEYANLVILRSLTKFYSLPGLRLGYAIAHPDCLAKWQLWRDPWPVNTLAAAAAIAALQDTEFQQQTWAWLPPARNQLFQGLAEIPGLQPQVSAANFLLVESQESTSELQHQLLKYHQILIRDCLSFKELGDRFFRVAIREEFDNQRLLTALNSVLSGE, from the coding sequence ATGCGGCAACCTGCACACGGGGGAAATTTAGCCTGGGCAGCAGCACTGGCTGGCTGTCCCCCTGATGCTATTCTGGATTTTTCTGCTAGCATCAGCCCGTTGGGGCCTCCAAACAGCGCGATCGCTGCTATACTGTCCCAACTTGGTAATCTTAAGCACTATCCAGATCCAAACTATAGTGAACTGAGACTAGCTCTCAGTCACTTCCATCAACTGCCTCCTGAGTGGATTCTGCCGGGTAACGGCTCCGCAGAATTACTCACTTTAATAGGTAGGGAATTGGCTCAATTAGCCGCGACAACTTTAATCACTCCAGCCTTTGGTGACTATTACCGAACCTTGGCAGCGTATAACGCTAATGTGCTGGAGTGTCCTTTGTCATTGGTGAGCCACTGCGGTCTTGGGGTCTCCCCAAGTGAAGCACGTGTTGTCACTGGTCATTGGTCATTATTCATTGACAAAGGACAAAGAACAAATGACAAAGGACTATTGTTGAATAATCCCCACAACCCAACCGGAAAGCTATTTTCACGGGACTCTATTTTGGCCTACCTGGAGCAATTTGCTTTGGTTGTGGTGGATGAAGCATTTATGGATTTTGTACCGCCTAATGAGGAACAAAGCCTGATTCCGGTGGTACAGGAATATGCGAATTTAGTAATATTGCGATCGCTAACCAAATTTTACAGTCTCCCAGGATTGCGATTAGGATATGCGATCGCACACCCCGACTGCCTAGCTAAATGGCAGCTATGGCGTGACCCCTGGCCCGTAAACACTCTAGCGGCGGCAGCGGCAATTGCAGCCCTCCAGGATACAGAGTTTCAGCAGCAAACTTGGGCATGGCTACCACCTGCACGCAACCAACTCTTTCAGGGTTTGGCTGAAATACCGGGATTGCAACCCCAAGTAAGTGCTGCTAACTTTTTACTAGTTGAGTCTCAAGAGTCTACTTCGGAGTTACAGCACCAATTACTCAAGTATCACCAGATTTTAATCCGTGATTGCCTTAGTTTTAAAGAATTAGGCGATCGCTTTTTCCGGGTTGCTATACGTGAAGAGTTCGATAACCAACGCTTACTAACAGCGCTAAACTCAGTGTTGAGTGGGGAGTAG
- a CDS encoding HU family DNA-binding protein has translation MNKGELVDAVAEKASVTKKQADAVLTAALETIIEAVSSGDKVTLVGFGSFESRERKAREGRNPKTNEKMEIPATRVPAFSAGKLFREKVAPPKA, from the coding sequence ATGAACAAAGGTGAATTAGTTGATGCCGTAGCTGAAAAGGCTAGTGTTACCAAGAAACAAGCAGATGCAGTCTTAACTGCCGCTTTGGAAACGATTATTGAAGCAGTTTCCTCTGGTGATAAGGTGACATTGGTGGGATTTGGCTCATTTGAATCACGCGAACGTAAAGCCCGTGAAGGTCGCAACCCGAAAACAAATGAGAAAATGGAAATTCCCGCAACGAGAGTTCCTGCTTTCTCCGCAGGAAAACTGTTTAGAGAAAAGGTAGCACCCCCAAAAGCATAG
- a CDS encoding type IV pilus secretin family protein has protein sequence MKQLHGNSFILGTAAFVFLAAQPVWAQISQVTNVQLNPVNGGINVALKTSSGSRPQVFTTKRGKALVADIINTQLRLPQGNSFRQDSPAPGIASVEVSQLDANSIRVTVTGSSNVPSSQPVVRSQNGITLSFSPSTGTIASAPTPTAPTPTAPPATTPAQPGQNSGVLVPNPQVTIDGQPAQAAGPGQPLSQAPPFLPRAVAPPVGDIAVSATDASPSTIDLGTQERVPRLVLRDAPVREVLSLLARAANLNLAYIGGEQAAGAATANTPAVSQTISLDIENEPVQDVFNYVLRLSGLEANRSNRTVFVGPKLPNSTRDMVMRNLRLNQVTVGVAINFLVGLGAESAISRERQVTSVSAVAVGNAAAPITQAQTTTETKVETQRVDFKDSNPLLRGLQALGDERTNSLTLIGPPKLVQMAMAQLTQLDIRRRQVVVNVKIIDVNLNNTQDYNTSFSFGIGNNYFSSDGGAASLNFGGSRPATSSEVANSVTSTPTITNPITGTPFLDPNSSVSIPGTTPGTVVVDANGNITRVANPGSGSFYQPISPSNTNALQPGFTNITPATDNIITRNADGTSSTAQGTLGTATTALPSLYQFPKRLLSSLQAQVTNGNAKILTDPTLIVQEGQQALVNLTQEVVGNITLQTTDTSGGSRTERTIEKQKVGLTLSVKIDRIDDNGFVSLSVAPTVSAPTGSQNTGNGQIVLVSERSLTSGLIRLRDGQTLILSGIIQDQDRTNISKIPILGDLPLIGALFRSTNRSNQRNEVIVLLTPQIMDDSENSSYGYNYNPSPEVRQILERRGLKLPGRQ, from the coding sequence GTGAAACAGCTTCACGGTAATAGTTTTATATTAGGTACTGCCGCTTTTGTATTTTTGGCAGCTCAACCAGTTTGGGCACAAATTAGTCAAGTTACTAATGTCCAGTTAAATCCAGTTAACGGTGGAATTAACGTTGCTTTGAAAACTTCTTCAGGGTCGCGCCCCCAAGTTTTCACGACAAAAAGAGGTAAGGCTTTAGTTGCAGATATTATCAATACTCAATTACGATTACCACAAGGTAATAGTTTTCGTCAAGATAGCCCAGCACCAGGAATTGCATCTGTCGAGGTTAGCCAGCTTGATGCCAACAGCATTCGGGTAACGGTAACAGGCAGCAGCAACGTACCTAGCAGTCAACCCGTGGTGCGATCGCAAAATGGAATTACACTCAGCTTTAGTCCATCGACAGGCACTATAGCATCAGCACCAACGCCAACAGCGCCAACACCCACAGCACCGCCTGCTACAACTCCAGCCCAACCTGGTCAAAATTCAGGCGTTCTCGTTCCCAACCCACAAGTCACCATTGACGGACAACCTGCACAAGCTGCTGGGCCAGGCCAACCTCTAAGCCAGGCTCCACCTTTTTTACCCAGAGCCGTTGCCCCACCAGTAGGAGATATTGCTGTTTCCGCTACCGATGCTTCTCCTAGCACCATTGACTTAGGAACTCAGGAACGTGTACCCCGCTTAGTATTGCGAGATGCGCCAGTGCGTGAGGTTTTGTCACTGCTTGCTCGTGCTGCTAATTTAAACCTGGCTTATATCGGAGGCGAGCAAGCTGCTGGTGCTGCTACTGCTAATACACCAGCAGTTTCTCAAACCATCTCTTTAGATATAGAAAACGAACCAGTACAAGATGTGTTTAACTACGTCTTGCGCTTGAGTGGTTTAGAAGCTAACCGCAGTAATCGCACAGTTTTTGTGGGGCCTAAACTACCTAATTCGACTCGTGACATGGTTATGCGTAACTTGCGACTCAATCAGGTCACGGTGGGAGTCGCCATCAACTTTTTGGTTGGCTTGGGGGCAGAAAGTGCCATCAGTAGAGAACGACAAGTTACCAGTGTTAGTGCTGTAGCTGTTGGGAATGCAGCTGCTCCCATCACACAAGCTCAGACAACTACAGAAACCAAGGTTGAAACTCAACGTGTTGATTTCAAAGACTCTAACCCATTACTGAGAGGTTTACAGGCATTAGGAGATGAACGCACTAATTCTTTAACCTTGATTGGGCCTCCCAAGCTAGTTCAGATGGCAATGGCTCAACTAACTCAGCTTGATATCCGCCGTCGTCAAGTGGTAGTTAACGTCAAGATTATCGATGTTAATCTTAATAACACTCAGGACTACAACACGAGCTTTTCTTTTGGGATTGGCAACAACTACTTCAGCAGTGATGGTGGTGCAGCGTCTCTTAATTTCGGTGGTTCCAGACCAGCTACTAGTTCTGAAGTAGCCAACAGTGTGACTAGTACACCTACTATTACCAATCCAATTACAGGAACGCCTTTTCTTGATCCTAACAGTAGTGTATCTATTCCAGGAACTACCCCAGGTACGGTAGTAGTAGACGCAAATGGTAATATTACTAGAGTCGCAAACCCAGGAAGTGGTTCTTTCTATCAACCTATTTCGCCTAGTAACACAAACGCCTTACAACCAGGTTTCACTAATATTACTCCAGCGACCGATAACATTATTACAAGAAACGCCGATGGTACATCAAGTACCGCACAAGGTACTCTTGGTACGGCTACTACAGCTTTGCCTTCTCTATACCAATTTCCCAAACGTCTTCTCAGTAGTTTGCAAGCTCAAGTTACAAATGGCAATGCCAAGATTTTGACTGACCCAACTTTAATTGTTCAAGAAGGTCAGCAGGCTCTTGTCAACCTGACTCAGGAAGTAGTGGGAAATATAACTCTCCAAACAACCGATACTTCTGGTGGTTCTAGGACAGAAAGAACAATTGAAAAACAAAAAGTTGGCTTAACCTTAAGTGTGAAAATTGACCGGATTGACGATAATGGGTTCGTTTCTCTATCGGTTGCTCCTACAGTCAGCGCTCCCACAGGCTCACAAAATACGGGAAATGGACAAATTGTTTTAGTCTCTGAGCGTTCCCTTACTTCTGGCTTAATTCGCTTACGAGATGGTCAGACACTAATTCTCTCAGGGATTATTCAAGACCAAGACCGGACAAATATCTCCAAGATTCCCATCTTAGGCGATCTTCCCCTTATTGGTGCGCTGTTTAGAAGTACAAATAGATCCAACCAGCGCAATGAGGTGATTGTATTACTCACACCTCAAATTATGGATGACTCTGAAAATTCCTCCTATGGTTATAACTACAATCCCAGCCCAGAAGTTCGGCAAATCCTTGAGCGTCGAGGGTTGAAGCTTCCCGGTAGGCAATAA
- a CDS encoding pilus assembly protein PilO, translating to MTLSDDLNFAEQGGEFDQATPASPVLFGIAFTPKIIGILVGVIGLAGAGYILLNLLMPAWESYQQQQAKSSELQAQIEQKKASIKQIGKVKEELAQAKQQKVQVLGLFANEKTLDTLLLDLNRLIESGNTPTSINAVRAKLKKFVPVSQKPEPITDGSLGLQVDGKLQRSTINAEITGTYEQTQSIIRNIERLQPLLIIKDYQATLAPLESRSPLDKTPIQVGPVAINTSFQLQVLMPLSPEEIAAKAAAAAKAAPKK from the coding sequence ATGACGCTGAGTGATGATTTAAATTTTGCTGAACAAGGTGGGGAATTCGATCAGGCAACGCCAGCGTCCCCCGTACTATTTGGTATCGCCTTCACGCCAAAAATCATTGGCATCTTGGTAGGTGTAATTGGTTTAGCGGGAGCAGGTTATATTTTGTTAAACCTGCTAATGCCAGCTTGGGAAAGCTATCAGCAGCAGCAAGCCAAAAGTTCTGAACTGCAAGCGCAAATTGAGCAAAAAAAAGCCAGTATCAAACAGATTGGCAAAGTTAAAGAAGAGCTAGCGCAGGCAAAACAGCAAAAAGTTCAGGTTTTAGGTTTATTTGCTAACGAAAAAACCTTAGATACATTGCTGTTAGATTTGAACCGCTTGATTGAGTCTGGAAATACCCCAACTTCTATTAATGCAGTCAGAGCCAAACTGAAGAAGTTCGTGCCAGTTTCCCAAAAGCCAGAACCGATTACTGATGGATCTCTAGGACTACAGGTTGACGGCAAGCTGCAACGCAGCACTATCAATGCCGAAATTACAGGAACTTATGAGCAAACACAATCGATAATTCGTAACATTGAGCGATTACAGCCTTTGTTAATAATTAAAGATTATCAAGCAACTTTGGCTCCATTAGAATCAAGATCCCCATTAGACAAAACACCGATACAGGTTGGGCCAGTAGCTATTAATACGTCATTCCAGTTACAAGTATTGATGCCACTTAGTCCTGAAGAAATAGCAGCTAAAGCTGCTGCTGCAGCTAAAGCTGCCCCGAAAAAGTAG
- a CDS encoding PilN domain-containing protein gives MYSLDVNFLKDRPAYQQKPERKGGISLNFPTGNLTPVYVGVAVGIGLPALLGVSWWLLQGKIVELDAQISQFDQESKRLDTEIGNLNKIKAETSAVKGETQALVTVFDQIRPWSAMLQDLRDRIPTAVQIETIRQIPPIAAAEGQPPSNPSGGLEITGFARSFNDVNDFLLSLQQSRFLKSTESRILTATLVDAPSIPGAAQPPSGVTIKPPQVVKYTIQSGMSDVPASELIRELEKKGTVGLVTRIRSMQQTGVIPK, from the coding sequence ATGTACAGTTTGGATGTTAATTTTCTTAAAGATCGCCCAGCATACCAGCAAAAGCCTGAGAGAAAAGGAGGAATATCCCTAAACTTCCCTACGGGTAATTTGACACCAGTGTATGTGGGAGTTGCAGTAGGTATAGGTCTTCCAGCTTTATTGGGAGTTAGTTGGTGGTTGTTGCAAGGGAAGATTGTTGAATTAGATGCTCAGATATCACAATTCGATCAGGAAAGCAAGAGATTAGATACAGAAATAGGAAATCTGAACAAAATCAAAGCCGAGACGAGTGCAGTTAAAGGGGAAACCCAAGCTTTAGTCACTGTATTTGACCAGATTCGACCTTGGTCAGCAATGCTGCAAGATTTGCGCGATCGCATCCCAACAGCAGTGCAAATCGAGACCATCAGGCAAATTCCACCAATTGCAGCGGCTGAAGGGCAGCCTCCAAGTAATCCCTCGGGGGGATTAGAAATTACTGGATTTGCTCGTTCTTTTAACGATGTCAATGATTTCTTATTGAGTTTACAACAGTCTCGGTTCTTGAAGTCCACAGAAAGCAGAATTCTAACGGCAACGTTAGTAGATGCTCCCTCAATACCAGGTGCAGCTCAACCTCCTAGTGGTGTAACAATTAAGCCTCCACAAGTAGTGAAATACACTATTCAATCTGGTATGAGCGACGTTCCAGCTTCGGAATTAATTCGGGAATTGGAGAAAAAAGGCACAGTGGGATTAGTGACTCGAATTCGTAGTATGCAACAAACAGGAGTCATTCCAAAATGA
- the pilM gene encoding type IV pilus assembly protein PilM, producing the protein MVKNFTRLFNKSNKGVGIELAPERVNVVQLRKQRQGLKLETFSSVAVPEGVVTDGQITDPAAMAQLIQQALAESKIKTTRVATGVPGRDSIVRIIPVPTELDDKELREMVLNHEAGLYLPYPREEADVDYQKLDYFVDEDGIEKVHVLLVATRKEITDTYINTFEQAGLQIDVLEINSFALIRTIREQLRQFGPQEAAVLVDIEFDSTEIAIIVNGVPQFSRTVPIGTYQIQTALARAMSLPTSRDMELLHGMIIPPTPLDGGKTGVTEIDPGMAAILRVLGELTDELRRSIDFYLNQSENLEVAQILLAGPGGGLQQLDEFFTQRLSLPTTQIDPIGSLSLEVDTEKYPQVQRSGLAIVLGLGMREV; encoded by the coding sequence GTGGTAAAGAACTTCACTCGTCTGTTTAACAAATCGAATAAAGGGGTCGGCATTGAACTTGCTCCCGAAAGAGTAAATGTAGTTCAGCTACGCAAACAGCGTCAAGGCTTGAAACTAGAAACCTTTTCATCGGTAGCAGTTCCAGAAGGCGTAGTTACCGATGGTCAAATCACCGACCCCGCAGCAATGGCGCAATTAATCCAGCAGGCGCTAGCTGAAAGCAAAATCAAAACTACTCGTGTTGCCACTGGTGTACCAGGGCGAGATTCCATCGTTCGGATTATACCTGTACCAACGGAGTTAGATGACAAAGAACTGCGAGAAATGGTGCTAAACCATGAAGCAGGTTTGTATTTACCCTATCCCCGTGAAGAAGCTGATGTAGATTATCAGAAACTTGACTACTTTGTAGATGAGGATGGCATTGAAAAAGTACATGTACTTCTAGTAGCCACTCGCAAGGAAATAACGGATACCTATATAAATACATTCGAACAGGCAGGACTACAAATTGATGTTTTAGAAATTAACAGTTTTGCCCTGATTCGGACTATTCGTGAGCAACTGCGACAATTTGGGCCGCAAGAAGCAGCAGTCCTAGTTGATATAGAGTTCGACAGTACAGAAATCGCCATCATCGTTAACGGAGTCCCGCAATTTTCGCGCACAGTGCCCATAGGTACTTATCAAATCCAAACTGCGTTAGCAAGGGCAATGAGCTTACCCACATCACGAGATATGGAACTGTTACACGGAATGATTATTCCCCCAACTCCCCTAGATGGTGGGAAAACCGGTGTTACCGAAATCGATCCTGGTATGGCAGCCATATTAAGAGTATTGGGAGAACTAACGGATGAATTGCGCCGTTCGATCGATTTTTACCTTAATCAAAGTGAAAATTTGGAGGTAGCGCAGATTTTATTAGCTGGGCCAGGAGGCGGACTCCAACAGCTAGATGAATTCTTTACCCAACGATTGAGCTTGCCAACTACCCAAATAGATCCAATCGGGTCTTTGTCGTTAGAAGTTGACACTGAGAAATATCCACAGGTACAACGCTCTGGCTTGGCGATTGTACTTGGTCTAGGTATGCGGGAGGTGTAA
- a CDS encoding sugar ABC transporter substrate-binding protein, which translates to MIQLRKFKQLLALVLLGLLTSWIVSCSTGNVSTNTKQANSGGATIEFWTMQLQPQFTDYFKNLIANFESQNPGIKINWVDVPWAAMENKILTAVSAKTPPDVVNLNPGFASQLAGRNAWLDLDAKVSNDIHSSYLPNIWKASTLNGKSFGFPWYLTTRLTIYNTDLLKQAGINKVPATYAELAQAAQQIKDKTGKYAFFVTFVPQDSGEVLESFVQMGVTLIDADEKAAFNSAQGKAAFQYWVDLYKKGLLPKEALTQGHRHAIDLYQSGETVFLASGPEFLKTIANNAPKIAQASAIAPQLTGDTGKKNVAVMNIVIPRDTKQPDGAVKFALFVTNDENQLAFAKAANVLPSTVKALSDSYFTDVPANASTIEKARVMSAKELKQAEILTPNLKDFNKLQKAIYENLQAAMLGQKTVDKAVEDAAQEWNQR; encoded by the coding sequence ATGATTCAATTGCGAAAATTTAAACAACTTCTTGCTTTGGTACTGCTTGGCTTATTAACCAGTTGGATTGTAAGTTGCAGCACAGGTAATGTTAGTACAAATACAAAACAAGCTAATTCAGGAGGGGCAACTATTGAGTTTTGGACAATGCAACTCCAACCTCAATTTACCGACTACTTCAAAAACCTAATTGCAAATTTTGAATCACAAAATCCAGGTATAAAGATTAACTGGGTTGATGTGCCTTGGGCAGCTATGGAGAACAAAATTTTAACAGCTGTCTCAGCAAAAACGCCACCTGATGTGGTTAACCTCAATCCGGGTTTCGCTTCCCAACTTGCGGGGCGAAATGCCTGGTTAGATTTAGATGCAAAAGTCTCAAACGATATACATTCCTCCTATCTACCGAATATCTGGAAAGCCAGTACGCTTAATGGCAAGAGTTTTGGGTTTCCCTGGTATCTCACCACAAGGTTAACCATTTATAACACTGATTTATTAAAACAGGCAGGTATCAATAAGGTACCCGCAACCTACGCAGAATTAGCACAAGCAGCACAACAAATTAAAGATAAGACTGGCAAATATGCCTTTTTTGTAACTTTCGTACCGCAAGATTCCGGTGAAGTGCTGGAATCTTTCGTACAAATGGGAGTCACCCTAATAGATGCTGATGAGAAAGCAGCGTTTAATTCAGCACAAGGTAAGGCAGCATTTCAATACTGGGTAGACTTGTATAAAAAAGGGCTACTGCCTAAAGAGGCTTTGACGCAAGGACATCGCCATGCGATCGATTTATATCAATCTGGAGAAACTGTGTTTCTAGCTTCTGGGCCAGAGTTTCTGAAAACGATCGCTAATAATGCCCCGAAAATCGCCCAAGCTTCAGCAATAGCACCTCAACTCACTGGTGACACAGGTAAGAAAAATGTCGCGGTAATGAACATAGTTATTCCTCGTGACACGAAACAACCAGATGGTGCTGTGAAGTTTGCTTTATTTGTCACCAATGACGAAAATCAGTTAGCCTTTGCGAAAGCTGCAAATGTCTTACCTTCTACAGTTAAGGCATTGTCTGATAGTTACTTTACAGATGTTCCAGCTAATGCTTCAACAATAGAAAAAGCGCGAGTTATGAGTGCTAAAGAACTAAAACAGGCAGAAATATTAACCCCTAATTTGAAGGATTTCAATAAACTGCAAAAAGCAATTTACGAGAATTTGCAAGCAGCAATGTTAGGCCAAAAGACTGTAGATAAAGCTGTAGAAGATGCGGCGCAGGAGTGGAATCAAAGATAA